One part of the Lotus japonicus ecotype B-129 chromosome 2, LjGifu_v1.2 genome encodes these proteins:
- the LOC130738246 gene encoding uncharacterized protein LOC130738246: MASQFDDVINLRPGKETWRMLVKIIRIWYSQGYTNSKLPLSLEMVVMDAKGDKIHVIIRKTIMYKFETTLIDGNVYSMSYFEVADNTGLFKPTKHPYKVNFQFNTEVRPMNQNPISVDPYSFVPLADVMSTAYDTNFLIDVIGILTVVGTERVIESHGKKTKMNVIEIDSYGVKMECALFGPYVEDLNLFLNGGEMVNVVILLQFVKVKTWQGNLSLQNVHGATKMLFNPAVDIAVAVMERFSASNDTGSQSLSQLQDSSKVVDEEDFLILTPRKTIAQVHDMKENSVCIVYATISYVEEGMDWWYTACKCNKKVYPDEKMYFCEVCNRHVVHVIPM, from the exons ATGGCTTCTCAATTCGATGATGTGATTAATCTTCGACCTGGGAAGGAGACATGGAGGATGCTGGTCAAGATCATACGCATCTGGTATAGCCAGGGCTATACTAATTCCAAATTACCATTATCTCTGGAAATGGTTGTAATGGATGCCAAG GGGGATAAAATACATGTCATCATTAGGAAGACAATCATGTATAAATTTGAGACGACTCTTATTGACGGAAACGTCTATAGCATGTCCTATTTTGAGGTTGCTGACAATACTGGGTTGTTCAAACCAACTAAACACCCCTACAAAGTTAATTTCCAGTTTAACACTGAAGTCCGCCCAATGAACCAAAATCCCATTTCTGTTGATCCTTATTCGTTCGTCCCTCTTGCTGACGTGATGTCTACCGCTTATGATACAAATTTTTTAATTG ACGTCATTGGAATCCTCACTGTTGTTGGAACTGAGAGGGTGATTGAAAGTCATGGAAAGAAAACAAAGATGAATGTCATTGAAATTGACTCTTATGG GGTCAAGATGGAGTGTGCCTTATTTGGACCCTATGTCGAAGATCTCAATCTGTTCCTTAATGGTGGTGAAATGGTGAACGTAGTTATTCTTCTCCAATTTGTCAAAGTCAAGACATGGCAAGGGAATTTGTCTTTGCAAAATGTGCATGGGGCTACAAAAATGTTGTTTAACCCCGCAGTCGACATAGCTGTGGCTGTCATGGAAAG GTTTTCAGCAAGTAATGATACAGGATCGCAATCTCTAAGTCAGCTTCAAGATTCAAGCAAGGTTGTAGATGAAGAGGACTTCTTAATCTTAACCCCTCGAAAGACCATTGCGCAAGTCCATGACATGAAGGAG AATTCGGTGTGCATTGTATATGCCACTATCAGCTATGTAGAAGAGGGTATGGACTGGTGGTACACTGCATGTAAATGCAATAAAAAAGTTTATCCAGATGAAAAGATGTATTTCTGTGAGGTCTGCAACCGCCACGTTGTCCACGTTATCCCAATGTGA
- the LOC130738247 gene encoding pentatricopeptide repeat-containing protein At4g38150-like isoform X2 — protein MPALLGRVHKPVSSSQIDRLVSFLNSKRPWTVRHFSKQLVGESDDVSIQNSDPNFSDRRSREGSEPIPSTKPVNQRTREYNRGSRSRFDGNRDEVEKTTMKSDLGFQGRNRPDVANQLGDSFLDKFKLGFDNKAGNSSETNQSEEATKSSNSNQPAMPEDADEIFKKMKETGLIPNAVAMLDGLCKDGLVQEALKLFGLMREKGTIPEIVIYTAVVEGYTKAHKADDAKRIFRKMQSNGISPNAFSYTVLVRGLCKCSRLQDAFEFCVEMLEAGHSPNVTTFVDLVEGFCKEQGIEEAKGAIKTLIEKGFAVNEKAVKDFLNKKKPFSPSVWEAIFGKKAPQMPF, from the coding sequence ATGCCAGCATTGCTAGGACGGGTTCATAAGCCTGTATCCTCCTCTCAGATTGATAGGCTTGTTTCCTTTTTAAATTCCAAACGACCATGGACTGTACGCCATTTTAGCAAACAACTTGTCGGAGAATCAGATGACGTTTCTATTCAGAACTCAGACCCAAATTTTAGTGACAGAAGAAGCCGCGAAGGATCAGAACCAATTCCAAGTACAAAGCCAGTTAATCAGCGTACCCGAGAATATAATAGAGGTTCTCGTTCAAGATTCGATGGCAACCGTGATGAAGTGGAAAAGACAACAATGAAATCTGATCTTGGATTTCAGGGCCGAAATAGGCCGGACGTTGCCAATCAATTAGGAGACAGTTTCCTTGATAAGTTCAAGCTTGGTTTTGATAATAAAGCAGGGAATTCCTCAGAAACCAACCAATCTGAAGAGGCGACAAAGAGTTCAAATTCCAATCAACCAGCTATGCCTGAGGACGCTGATGAAATcttcaagaagatgaaggaaacTGGTCTTATCCCCAATGCGGTGGCTATGCTTGATGGTCTATGTAAAGATGGTCTTGTTCAAGAAGCATTGAAACTTTTTGGTTTGATGAGAGAAAAGGGAACCATTCCAGAGATTGTCATTTACACCGCTGTGGTTGAGGGCTACACAAAGGCCCACAAGGCTGATGATGCCAAAAGGATTTTCAGGAAAATGCAGAGCAATGGAATTTCACCCAATGCTTTCAGTTACACCGTCCTTGTACGAGGACTCTGCAAATGTAGCAGATTACAGGATGCTTTTGAATTTTGTGTAGAGATGTTAGAAGCTGGTCATTCTCCAAATGTCACAACTTTCGTTGACCTTGTAGAAGGTTTCTGCAAGGAACAAGGGATTGAAGAAGCAAAGGGTGCTATCAAAACATTAATAGAAAAGGGTTTTGCTGTGAATGAGAAAGCTGTTAAGGACTTTTTGAACAAGAAAAAACCATTTTCACCCTCCGTCTGGGAGGCTATCTTTGGGAAGAAAGCCCCACAGATGCCATTTTAA
- the LOC130738247 gene encoding pentatricopeptide repeat-containing protein At4g38150-like isoform X1: MVFMPALLGRVHKPVSSSQIDRLVSFLNSKRPWTVRHFSKQLVGESDDVSIQNSDPNFSDRRSREGSEPIPSTKPVNQRTREYNRGSRSRFDGNRDEVEKTTMKSDLGFQGRNRPDVANQLGDSFLDKFKLGFDNKAGNSSETNQSEEATKSSNSNQPAMPEDADEIFKKMKETGLIPNAVAMLDGLCKDGLVQEALKLFGLMREKGTIPEIVIYTAVVEGYTKAHKADDAKRIFRKMQSNGISPNAFSYTVLVRGLCKCSRLQDAFEFCVEMLEAGHSPNVTTFVDLVEGFCKEQGIEEAKGAIKTLIEKGFAVNEKAVKDFLNKKKPFSPSVWEAIFGKKAPQMPF; this comes from the exons ATG GTCTTCATGCCAGCATTGCTAGGACGGGTTCATAAGCCTGTATCCTCCTCTCAGATTGATAGGCTTGTTTCCTTTTTAAATTCCAAACGACCATGGACTGTACGCCATTTTAGCAAACAACTTGTCGGAGAATCAGATGACGTTTCTATTCAGAACTCAGACCCAAATTTTAGTGACAGAAGAAGCCGCGAAGGATCAGAACCAATTCCAAGTACAAAGCCAGTTAATCAGCGTACCCGAGAATATAATAGAGGTTCTCGTTCAAGATTCGATGGCAACCGTGATGAAGTGGAAAAGACAACAATGAAATCTGATCTTGGATTTCAGGGCCGAAATAGGCCGGACGTTGCCAATCAATTAGGAGACAGTTTCCTTGATAAGTTCAAGCTTGGTTTTGATAATAAAGCAGGGAATTCCTCAGAAACCAACCAATCTGAAGAGGCGACAAAGAGTTCAAATTCCAATCAACCAGCTATGCCTGAGGACGCTGATGAAATcttcaagaagatgaaggaaacTGGTCTTATCCCCAATGCGGTGGCTATGCTTGATGGTCTATGTAAAGATGGTCTTGTTCAAGAAGCATTGAAACTTTTTGGTTTGATGAGAGAAAAGGGAACCATTCCAGAGATTGTCATTTACACCGCTGTGGTTGAGGGCTACACAAAGGCCCACAAGGCTGATGATGCCAAAAGGATTTTCAGGAAAATGCAGAGCAATGGAATTTCACCCAATGCTTTCAGTTACACCGTCCTTGTACGAGGACTCTGCAAATGTAGCAGATTACAGGATGCTTTTGAATTTTGTGTAGAGATGTTAGAAGCTGGTCATTCTCCAAATGTCACAACTTTCGTTGACCTTGTAGAAGGTTTCTGCAAGGAACAAGGGATTGAAGAAGCAAAGGGTGCTATCAAAACATTAATAGAAAAGGGTTTTGCTGTGAATGAGAAAGCTGTTAAGGACTTTTTGAACAAGAAAAAACCATTTTCACCCTCCGTCTGGGAGGCTATCTTTGGGAAGAAAGCCCCACAGATGCCATTTTAA